CCTATGCCTTCGCCTACAACAATCTCGGTATCGTGCTCTACGAAAAGGGAGATTATACCGGCTCGGTCGAACAGCTCAGAAAGGCGATCATTCTCGATGCAAGCTATGGCAAGGCTTACAATAACCTCGGAAATGCCTTCATGGCCATCGGGGATTTCAACGGCGCCCGTGTGAGCTTCGAAGAATCGATCAGGATCGAACCCGGTATCGCGCAGAAATACGATAATCTGGGGAACGCCCTTTATGCTGTCGGCGAGATAGACAGCGCCATTGTCACCTACCGGAAAGCGATAGATATCGATTCCAAGCTCGCATCCGCCCACAGTAACCTCGGGGTCGCGCTTCAGAAAAAGGGCAATAACGATGAGGCGATCAAACAGTTCAGGGAGGCTGTCACGCTCGATTCACGGTATATCAGCGCATACATCAACCTCGGGATTGCCCTTTTCAACGATGGCAAGGGCGATGCGAGACGGGCACTCGAACCGCTGAAAACCGCTCTCAAATTTGAACCCG
This DNA window, taken from bacterium, encodes the following:
- a CDS encoding tetratricopeptide repeat protein produces the protein MKYSGYIFSVLLPVLLSCSPAAADNRSDAEALKDKGNELFGKGNLDGAIDAFKKAIETDSTYAFAYNNLGIVLYEKGDYTGSVEQLRKAIILDASYGKAYNNLGNAFMAIGDFNGARVSFEESIRIEPGIAQKYDNLGNALYAVGEIDSAIVTYRKAIDIDSKLASAHSNLGVALQKKGNNDEAIKQFREAVTLDSRYISAYINLGIALFNDGKGDARRALEPLKTALKFEPENVLAIYNMSLIYLKAGDSKEAVKLLRKAVKPETADADLLYLFGVALKENKNDREAIKNFEQALAVDPGYKNAQAALELLKADKK